The Verrucomicrobiota bacterium genome includes a region encoding these proteins:
- a CDS encoding DNA primase — translation MSGFFSPATLEQVRSASDIVDVIGSYVPLKRAGANFVALCPFHREKTPSFNVNPHKQIFHCFGCHKGGDVFTFVKEFESIDFPEAVKRLAERAKIPLDFEKTPGQQQSKHLKETLLQIHEQITQRWQTALGNDAAGQIARDYLAKRGVSDEAVKLFRLGYAPEAWDDTVNWAKSKGHDLTVVEKSGLIIQKADNRSQRSDVETPTSDLRPLTSDLRHYYDRFRGRLIFPICDEQGRVIGFSGRVLSGDEKTAKYVNSPETPIFTKGKVFFGLDKSKRAILDAGFAIICEGQLDLIACFMAGIKNIVAPQGTALTADHTRILKRYVEEVVLCFDSDTAGQAAAVRSLDSLLASDLAIRVVTVPAPHDPDSFIKESGGTAFQQLIDKAEGFFDFYLNQLCASNDVATDKGRHAVLKHMAEAVHKTNNLVLTDKYAQKTALRLAVSPESVRAEFKKVSRPTTATAQPEETQAADEAAPRPSLQEFWLLKLLLLSDEQIDWVAAHLNLDWVSHAVVRQVVSKRLAAHRNDTWQNVAVLLTNVEGGEARSLITEALADERKIPNPEQQLKDILLRLRNQFIDRQLTALTQRANQPELPEPEQHEFLRRQAELRKVKRQPLSPLAG, via the coding sequence ATGTCTGGCTTTTTCTCCCCCGCGACACTCGAACAAGTCCGTTCCGCCAGTGACATCGTTGACGTGATCGGTTCCTACGTGCCGCTCAAACGCGCGGGCGCCAACTTTGTCGCGCTCTGTCCGTTTCACCGCGAGAAAACGCCCAGCTTCAACGTCAATCCGCACAAACAGATTTTTCATTGCTTCGGCTGCCACAAGGGCGGTGATGTGTTCACCTTCGTCAAGGAATTTGAGAGCATTGATTTTCCCGAGGCCGTGAAGCGGCTGGCCGAACGCGCCAAGATCCCGCTGGATTTTGAAAAGACTCCCGGCCAGCAGCAATCAAAGCATCTCAAGGAAACGCTGCTGCAAATCCACGAACAAATCACCCAACGCTGGCAGACCGCGCTCGGCAACGATGCCGCCGGTCAAATCGCGCGCGATTATCTCGCCAAACGCGGGGTCTCCGACGAAGCGGTGAAACTCTTTCGCCTCGGCTACGCGCCCGAAGCGTGGGACGACACCGTCAACTGGGCGAAAAGCAAAGGCCACGACCTTACCGTAGTTGAAAAGTCCGGGCTGATAATCCAGAAGGCAGATAACAGAAGTCAGAGATCAGACGTCGAAACTCCGACTTCTGACCTCCGACCTCTGACGTCTGACCTCCGGCATTATTACGACCGGTTTCGCGGACGTTTGATTTTTCCGATCTGCGACGAGCAGGGGCGGGTCATCGGGTTCAGCGGGCGGGTCTTGTCCGGCGATGAGAAAACCGCCAAGTATGTGAACTCGCCGGAGACACCGATCTTTACCAAGGGAAAAGTTTTCTTCGGCCTCGACAAGTCGAAGCGCGCCATCCTCGACGCGGGCTTTGCCATCATCTGCGAAGGCCAGCTCGATCTCATCGCCTGCTTCATGGCCGGCATCAAGAACATCGTCGCGCCGCAGGGTACGGCCTTGACCGCCGATCACACGCGCATTCTCAAACGCTACGTTGAGGAGGTGGTGCTCTGCTTCGATTCCGACACCGCCGGCCAGGCGGCCGCCGTTCGTTCGCTGGACAGTCTGCTCGCCTCCGATCTGGCCATTCGCGTTGTCACCGTGCCGGCGCCGCATGATCCCGACAGTTTCATCAAGGAATCCGGGGGAACGGCGTTTCAACAATTGATCGACAAGGCCGAAGGTTTTTTTGATTTTTATTTGAACCAGCTTTGCGCAAGCAACGACGTGGCGACAGACAAAGGGCGGCACGCCGTGCTAAAGCACATGGCCGAAGCCGTGCACAAAACGAACAACCTGGTGTTGACGGACAAATACGCGCAGAAAACCGCCTTGCGTCTGGCTGTTTCGCCCGAGTCGGTGCGGGCGGAGTTTAAGAAGGTGTCGCGTCCCACGACCGCCACTGCCCAGCCGGAAGAAACCCAGGCTGCCGACGAAGCCGCGCCGCGTCCTTCGTTGCAGGAATTTTGGTTGTTGAAACTGCTGTTGCTTTCCGATGAACAGATTGATTGGGTGGCGGCGCATCTGAATCTGGATTGGGTATCGCATGCAGTCGTCCGGCAGGTGGTGTCAAAAAGGCTGGCGGCGCATCGCAACGACACCTGGCAGAACGTGGCTGTGCTGCTCACGAACGTGGAAGGCGGAGAAGCACGCAGTTTGATCACTGAAGCCTTGGCCGACGAACGCAAGATTCCGAACCCCGAACAGCAGTTGAAAGACATTTTGCTGCGTCTGCGCAATCAGTTCATCGACCGTCAATTGACGGCGCTGACCCAGCGCGCCAACCAGCCGGAATTGCCGGAACCGGAACAACATGAATTCTTGCGCCGACAGGCGGAACTGCGGAAGGTGAAAAGACAACCGTTGTCGCCGTTGGCTGGTTAA